From a region of the Qipengyuania spongiae genome:
- a CDS encoding FeoA family protein, with protein sequence MKLHILAKQTPAVIRAVDWSAIAGDEAKRLRALGVDEGAEVVVTHRGVFGTADPLALRLGRMTIAVRRSHALAIEVDTATEEAR encoded by the coding sequence GAAACTCCATATCCTCGCCAAGCAGACCCCGGCGGTCATCCGTGCCGTGGACTGGTCCGCGATTGCGGGCGACGAGGCGAAGCGTCTGCGGGCTCTCGGGGTCGACGAGGGCGCCGAAGTTGTCGTTACCCATCGCGGCGTGTTCGGCACCGCCGATCCCCTGGCGCTGCGGCTCGGCCGCATGACGATAGCGGTCCGCCGGTCCCACGCACTGGCGATTGAGGTCGATACCGCGACGGAGGAAGCGCGATGA